DNA from Pseudomonas putida:
ACGGTTTCGGCGACGATGACCCCGACGACTTGCTGTGCGGCCATTCTCGCCCCGGCATCGGCAACGGACAGGCCGATCTCCTTGAGCGCCTGAAGCCGGATCGAGGCGAGCTGCGCTTGGGCTTTTTCATACTTCTCCAGCGCATCCTTTTCGCTGATGGTCACCTCCTTGTCGTTGGCGCCAATGACGAACCGGATGATGTCCGGGTTGTCGGGGTCGCGCGTGCCGTATCGATCGATGTAATCGGTCAGGTCCTTGTCGCCCTTGGAACCGTTGAGCGAGTCATCGGCGAAAATGAGGTTTTGCTTGAAGTTGATGGCATCGATGATGCCGTCGTCATCGGTGGCTATCCGCAGCAGCAAATCGTTGTAGATCTGCTTTTTGGGGATGATGTGCTCGATGTCGGTTGACCAGGGATCGAGCGTGTTGTCAGGGCTTGCGTCATAACCATTGGGGAGCCAGCTGAAGGTGTTGCGCCCTTCTAAACGGCTGTCGTTCATGGCCGCAAAGTTTTCATGGTCGTGCAGGTTGTTTTCTTTCTTGAAGTCTTTGTAACTGACTGAGAGGTTGTCGTACTTGGCTTCGTTGCTGCGATCAAGGCCGGCGACGACCGGGGACAAGCAGAAGGCGGCAATGGCTCTGCGCAGGGCTTCCTGCTTGGTTTGTTCGAAGATATGGTCGACATCCCTAGGGCGCGCCGGGAGCTTGTTCTTGACTTCGGAAATGATCTGATCGGTGTCCTTGTCGATTTCCATCGTTCTGGAAAAGTACGAAGACACTTTCTCAGCGCTGAAGCTTGCATAACCTCGGACTTTTTCAGAGGAGCTGGAGTAGAACGCACTGGTGGACGCACTGATCTGTCCGTACTTTTCCTTGGCTTCATCCGACAGCCAGGACAGCTGCTCTTTGCTGGAAACCACCAGGGTGCTGCTGGCGGCCGAGTCAGCGAGGTCGCCGACTTTTTCACAGGTGGCCGAGTACGCGTCGCTTACGCCGTCAGCCAAGCGTTTGGAGTAGTCAACGGTTTTGTCCTTGGTATCGATCAAGGCGTCCTTGCTGCTCGAAACGGCCTCGGAGAGCTTGTTGCCCAGAGACTCGAGTTTCCCTTTGAAAAAACTCATGCAAACGTTCCTTCTTGATACCGAGTAAATGGAGGCAGTATGCCATTGCTCTCAAGAAGTGCCAGCCGTGCGAGGCTGGCGCTGTAGGGATCAGCCACCTCAGAACTTCTTGCTCACACTTGCCACCCAGGGCGCTGCCGGTGTCGTTGGAGTCGTGCAGGGTGACGCCTTCGGGCCGAAGATCCTGGCGGTGTACCCCAGCCATCGGCGGGCGACGGGGAAGCGGCTGGCGTTCATCGAATACCTGGAGCGCACGGAACTGAACGCCTAGCCTTCGATGGCCGGTTCGCTGGCGGCACCCTGCTCGAACACATGGACACGGTTGCGTCCTGCCGCCTTGGCGGCGTACAGCGCATCGTCCGCCAGTGCCAGCAGGCGTGAGAGTTCGTAGCCGGCGGCCTCGCTGGTGACGATGCCGATGCTGACGCTCAGGCTCCCTGGCGTCGGCAGTGCGGCGCTGTGAAAGCGCTGGCGAATGTTCTGCGCGACCAGCGTCGCGATCTGCTCCCCCGCACCGGGCAGGAGGCAGGCGAACTCCTCGCCGCCGATCCGGCCAAACACATCGCCGTGGCGCAGGTTGCGGGTCGCCAGGTGGCTGAAGGCGATCAGCGCCTGGTCGCCTGCCTGGTGGCCGAGGCTGTCGTTCAAGCGCTTGAAGTGGTCCAGGTCGAACAGCAGCAGGGCGATGGGGGTATGGGTACGCTCGGCCTCGGCCAGTATCTGCTCGCCTTGGCTGATGAACGCCCGGCGGTTGCCGATGCCGGTCAGCTCGTCAGTGTTGGCGGCGGTCTTGTACTTCTTCTCGGCCTGCTCCTTGACCATCGCCAAGGTGATATAGGCGATGCCGGTGGCATAGAGCATCGACTCCAACAGCATGACGGCAAAGAACCG
Protein-coding regions in this window:
- a CDS encoding GGDEF domain-containing protein; protein product: MLLSIPTLILVTVFLLGLMGTLTLHTWARGKRERPLGYLGATLLLASLGVALISLRGRGYDLVPLVLGNIVLLLSAALGWTAMRTLAGRAPYPPGIALGMVVWLLFCLTPVFYESLALRITVYSTLAAAYSGLGIIELWRCRKRTDMAYLPALTIMSMHTGFYIVRLLVDEGLSLETALSGSGNGARFFAVMLLESMLYATGIAYITLAMVKEQAEKKYKTAANTDELTGIGNRRAFISQGEQILAEAERTHTPIALLLFDLDHFKRLNDSLGHQAGDQALIAFSHLATRNLRHGDVFGRIGGEEFACLLPGAGEQIATLVAQNIRQRFHSAALPTPGSLSVSIGIVTSEAAGYELSRLLALADDALYAAKAAGRNRVHVFEQGAASEPAIEG